In Mammaliicoccus sp. Marseille-Q6498, the genomic stretch TACAATTAATCTATTAGAAGAAGCACTTTCAACTTATAATGTTGCGGCTGAATTAGCTAGCAAACAACCAGGTGCACACTTACCAGGCACATTCCAAATCGCTTTTATAGATCAATTAAATGCCATTACGGATGAAATCGTTGAAGAGAAAAAGAATGTGAAAGAAGTGAAATAAATGTTTGATATAAATACATTAAAAGTATATTTTATTGCTGGTAGTCAAGATGTACCAAACAAAGATTTATATGACGTTGTTGAGCAAGCATTAGAAGCGGGAATTACAATGTTTCAATTTCGAGAAAAAGGACCTCAGAGTAAATCAGGCATTGAAAAAGAACAGTTAGCACAATCTCTACTTGAATTATGCCGAAGATATGAAGTGCCTTTTATTGTTAATGATGATGTAGATTTAGCTGTGAAAATTAATGCTGATGGCATTCACGTCGGTCAAGATGATCGACGTGTTTCAACGTTCAAAGATAAGTTTGAAAATAAAATTATTGGATTAAGTGTCGCTAATATGGAAGAGTATTCAAAATCAGAAATTTCTAATGTAGACTACATTGGAACAGGACCAATTCATTCAACAACTTCAAAAGATGATGCGGGTGAAGAAGGTGGATATAATCTTATTAGTACACTAAGAAGATATGATCATCATATACCTATCGTCGCAATTGGTGGAATTACAGAACAAGATGTCGTACCGCTTATAAATGCCGGTGCGAACGGTGTGAGTGTCATATCCGCTATAGCTAGAAGTGCCAATATTGAACAAACTGTGAAGGGCTTTCATAACCAATATAAAAAAGTGTAATAAAAATCAAGATATTGATTTATGTTGTATAGAATGTGTGATAGAATAAGCCTTATGTGAGTATATCAATAGAGGTGGAAAAATGAAGAAAAAAGCTTTATGGCCATTATTATTTAGTGTAATGGTTGTGCTAGCTGGGTGTGATTATTCTAAACCTGAAAACAGAGATGGTTTCTTTTATAATACATTTGTAAAACCGATGGATAGTCTTATTCATTGGCTCGGTGCAAATATAAATCACGACTACGGACTAGCTATAATAATTATTACTTTAGTTGTACGTCTCGCGCTATTCCCATTTATGATGAAGACATATAAAAATCAAAAATTGATGCGTGAAAAAATGAAATTAGCTAAACCTGAAATGGAGAAAATTCAGGAAAAAGTTAAACGAGCTAGAACGCAAGAAGAAAAAATGGCTGCCAATCAAGAAATGATGACTTTATACAAAAAACATGGTATAAATCCTATGAATATGGGTTGTTTACCAATCGTTATTCAAATGCCTATCGTTATGGGCTTATTCTATGTATTAAAGTATCCAACACCAGGCGGTATTACAGAATACCCGCATTTCTTATGGTTTAATTTAACTCAACCAGATATCTTCATTACAATTATTGCGGGGATTATTTATGCATTACAAGCATTCGTTTCAATGAAATATGCTAATGTTCCTGATGAACAGAAGAATATGATGAGAATGATGATGTTTGTATCTCCAATTATGATTATTTGGATGTCATACATCTCAGCTTCAGCTTTAGGTTTATACTGGGCTGTCGGTGGTGCATTCTTAATTGTTCAAACGTGGTTAGGTAACGTCTTCTACAACAAAAAAGTTGATGAAGAAATGAAACCATTAATTGAAGCACATGAAAGAAATCAACAAGAAGAAAATAAAGAAAAGAAACCAGCTAAACTTGTTTCTAATAAGAAGAAAAAATAATAATTAAAAAGACAAACTAACTATTAATCGGTTAGTTTGTCTTTTTTTTAGACTGTCAACAAAGTCATTTAAAGTGAAATTGTTGGCAGTTTTTTTATGAACACATTCTAAGGAGCAGAATTCTGAGAAATGATCGTTAGAATATCCATAATGAGATTAAAAACGAGACGCCTGAGGGAATAGTACAAGTCGAAGACTACAGGCTGAGACTGTACCCTAGGCAAGCGAGTTTTTAATCGATTAGTTTGTTATATCCCATTCTTTATAAAATTGATCTAAAAAGATTAATATAAATGCATGTCTTTCTTCAGCAATTTGTTTCCCTCGCGCTGTATTCATTTGGTCTTTTAATAATAATAGCTTTTCATAAAAGTGATTAATTGCTGTGTTTGGTTCATCATGATATTGATCTGGTGTCAACGTTTCTAAATTTCTTGGTTGAGCTTTTGTGAGATGCATTGGTTCTTTAAAATGACCTGCATATTGAAATGTTCTCGCTATTCCAATCGCTCCTAACGCATCAATTCTATCAGCGTCTTGTACAATTTTCCCTGCTAAACTAGTAAGCTTCCCTTTATTTTGTCCGCCATTATAGCTAATAAATTTAAGAATATGTACGAGTTCGTCTTGAATATCTTTTGATAATTGAACATTTTCCATCCAATTGTGCAATTGCTGCCAAGCGGACTTTGAGTCTTTAAACAGTTTTTTGTCTACAGAGTCGTGCAATAGGCTAGCTAATTCAACTATAAAGTTATTGACGTTTTCTTCTTGTGCGATAAGTAGGGCATTATGTCTAACTCTCAATATATGTTCATAGTCATGTCCAGTTGTATCTTGTTCGTGTAATGATTTTACATATTGTTCTGCTTCTTTAATAATTTGTTCTTTATCCATTATATGCTCCTTAAAAAAAGCAGATAGAAGAGATTAAAGGATCCACTTCTATCTGCTATGTATTTTATAATATAGGTGATAATAATCTCGCAATACCTTCTTTAAGTTTGATCCAAGCGCTTCTGCTTTCATATTTTTCAATTGTTAACAGAGTAGAATGTTTCTTGTCATTTTCATATGCTAAACGTGAATTTCTTGCGATTTCTTCATCATATATAAATGCATTAACTTCGAAGTTTAATACGAAACTTCTGTTATCCATATTTGCAGTACCGATACTTACAACTTCATCATCAATGACTACCATTTTAGTGTGAATAAATCCATTTTCATAAATATGAACATTTACGCCAGCTTTTATTAATTCTCCAACGTTTGCATAAGTTGCCCAGTATACAAATGGATGATCAGGTTTGTTAGGTATCATAACGTTAACATCGACACCTGATAGTGCAGCGATTTTAATAGCATCTAAAAATGATAAGTCAGGAATAAAGTATGGTGTTTGAATATAAATATGTTTTTTAGCTTCGGATATCATTTTTAAATAACCATACTTAATTTGTTCCCATTCTTCATCAGGACCACTTGATGCAATTTGAATACCAACTTTGCCACCTGATTCTACATCAGGGAAGTACTTGGCATCATAGCGCATCTTGTCACGTGTTGATTGAGAGTTCCAGTCCATCATAAACCTAAGTTGCAATGCATTGACTGAGTCACCTTCTAAACGTAAGTGTGTATCTCTCCAATATCCAAATTTCTTATCTAATCCTAAATATTCATCACCAACATTAAAGCCACCAACGTAACCAATCTTTCCATCTATTACGACGATTTTTCTGTGATTACGGTTGTTCATTCTAAAATTGATAAGTGGTAACTTAGAAGGGAAGAAGCTAGCAACTTCGCCACCTTTTTCTTTGAATCTTTTGAATGAAGAGAGGTTTAACTTTCTTGAACCCATGTCATCGTATAACATTTTTACTTCTAAACCTTCTTCTAATTTCTTTTCCAATTCAGCGAGAATTTTTTTACCTAAGTTATCTTTTTTGAAAATATAGTATTGGATATGTATATATTTTTCAGCATTTTTAATGTCTTCTATCAATGCATCAAATTTATCATGACCATCAGTAAACATCTTTACTTGATTATCTGTCGTTAAGAAGGCAGAATTATTATATAAAAGCATATGAATAAGATGTTTGTAATTAGAAATTTCAGGTTTCGCCACTTCAAAATTATTATCATCAATTGCTTTGATCTGTTCATTAACGATATGCTCTAAACCTATTTTGTCGTGTTCATCTAAATTAAATATGCTTTTACTTTGTATTTGTCTTCCGAACAATAAATACAATATAAACCCTAAAATAGGTATGAATAATAAGACTAATAGCCATGCCCAAATGGCTCCAGCTTCTCTATCTTCAAGAAAGATAATAACAAAGCCGAAGACTAGGTTTAATAGGAAAGCTGCTATTAAAAGCACTGATATAATGAGAGAAAAATCAAATGGTAAATCTGGAATATAATTCATATCAATGCCCCCGTTTCTTTATCTTTAACTTAGTATAATACATTTAAATTAAAATTGAAAAGGTTGTATTTGACCAATGTAAAACATATGCATATAATTAAACAAAATAAGCATATTATTAAAGATTCATTAATAAAATATATCAATAGGAGATGTTACCAATGAAAGAAAAAATCATAAACGTAGAAGGCATGAGTTGTGACCATTGTAAAAAAGCTGTAGAAGAGTCAGTTGGACAACTTATTGGTGTAAGTGAAGTAGTAGCAAGTCCAGAAGAAAATCAAGTTCGTGTTGTATTCGAAGATCCAGCAAGCATTGATAATATTGAAAATGCAATTTTTGACGCTGGTTACGAAGTCGTTTAATAGCAAATTATAAACAATTAAGAAGAATTCATATAATTCATCAAAAAATTACAATTTAAATCAATAGAACTATAGTCAAATTCAATTTAATAGAGTAGAATGAAATTAAGATATTTAAATTGAATAAGAGGTGGTACCCATGAATCAACCTAAGTCAAAGGTAAAGAATGTGGTCAAACTTTTATCATCATTAGGCGTAAACATAACAGAAACAAAGTCACGCATTGAAATTATGCGCAGTTTGCCGAACGTAGCAACAAACAAATTAAAATAATAAATAGGCTTATTGCGTAAAAACGCATCCTCAATTCGAGGATGCGTTTTTTGTTCTATTATTTTATTCTTCTTCTTGTTTGTCTTCTTTTGTTATCGTAAATTTATCTTTTTCGTGATAATAAATAGATAATAATATTCCGATTCCTGCCATAAGTGACCATAGAGCAGATCCACCATAACTTATGAAAGGTAGTGGTATACCTGTAATTGGAAGTAATTGAATTGTCATTCCAATGTTTTGGAAAACATGGAATAGTACAAATGATAAATATCCTACTATAAACACTACGTTAAATGGGTGAGTTGTTGTTGTTGCTAATTTTGCTAAATGTATAAATAACACTAAGAAAATGATCAGTACAACCATCGTTCCTAAAAATCCAAATTCTTCACCAATAATTGAAAAGATAAAGTCTGTGTGATTTTCCGGAATATAAACTTCACCGTTATTTAAGCCTTTACCAAATATTTGTCCTGAACCAATCGCTTTTAAAGATTCTGTTAAGTGATAACCATCTCCAGAACTATAAGCGTATGGGTCTAACCAAGAATTGATACGGCCAAGTTGATATGTTTTAATGCCAAAAACACTTTCAATGACACTTGGTTTAAAAATAATTAATAATATGATGCTTGAACCTATAGCAAATAATGTAATAAACACGGGTGCTAAAATTCTCCACGTAACGCCTGAGACTATGATGACACCAAGAATAATTGCGATTAATACTAACGTTGTACCTAAGTCATTTTGTAATAAAATTAACAATATTGGAACGAGTGACGTTAGTCCTATTTTAAATAGTAAGTTAAAATCTCTACTTAATGATTTATTATATGTAAAGCGATTATGTTGGTAAACAACATTTGAAAGGGCTAAAATCAGAATCACTTTCATGAACTCTGAAGGTTGAATGCTGATAGGGCCTAGTCTGTACCAACTTTTAGCACCATTAATAATAGGTGTGAAGCTAGACTCTGGTAAAATTAATAAACCGATTAAAGATAGATTACCTAATATGTATATTATCCAAACATATTTACGTAAAGTTTTGGGTGAAACAAACATTAGGAAGATGGCTAATATAAATCCTAAAACATAATATAGCACTTGCTTGAGCAAGAAATTCGTTTCATATTGTCCACCTGACATTGCAGAATTGATGATTAAACAACTTGTTCCAAAAAGAATGAGCACGATGGTAATTAATCGCCAATCTATTCGTTCTAGGAATGATTTGTTCAATGTACGAGTAGAAGTTTCCATTAATATACTCCTTTAATAAACGCTAAATTTCATATTTTTCATTATAACTTGATTGTACATAAGATGGTACAATTTTGCTATTGTCAATACAGTTAATTTTAAAATCGAATAGAGATAGGTGCAACAAACGATAAAAACATGATAAAATGTAGGCTAATAATCTACATGGAGGGCGTCTTAATGTCTAAAGAGAATATTTGTATTATTTATGGTGGGAAAAGTGCTGAGCATGATGTATCTATTTTAACAGCACAAAATGTAATTAATGCAGTGGATTTATCAAAATTCCGTATTGATATTATTTACATAACAAATGATGGGGATTGGATTAAAGGGGATCAAGTCATTGATTATAAAATTAATGATATTGAACAACTACGCTTAAAGAGTGACGAATTAACGCCAATTTCAAAATTACTAGAAGCGAGCATAGATGGAAATGCATATAGCGCAGTATTTCCACTTTTACATGGTCCGAATGGTGAAGATGGCACAATACAAGGTTTATTTGAAGTACTAGATATCCCTTATGTTGGAAATGGTGTACTTGCAGCGTCAAGTTCAATGGATAAATTAGTAATGAAACATTTATTCGCTCATAGAGGTTTGCCACAATTACCTTATGTTAGTTTCTTAAAAAGTGAATATGAGAAGTATGAACATAATATTGTTGAATTAATTCAAAACAAATTAGAGTACCCAGTGTTTGTAAAGCCAGCTAATTTAGGATCAAGTGTTGGTATTAGTAAATGTAATAATAAGGAAGAATTAATTTCAGGTATTGAAGAAGCATTTCAATTTGACCGTAAATTAGTTATAGAGCAAGGTGTAGATGCTAGAGAAATTGAAGTTGCTGTATTAGGTAATGATTACCCAGAAACAACTTTACCAGGTGAAGTTATCAAAGACGTTCAGTTCTATGACTACAAATCTAAATATAAAGATGGTAAAGTACAGCTTCAAATACCAGCTGATGTTGATGAAGATACTGCTAATACGTTAAGAAATATGGCAATTGAAGCTTTTAAAGCTACTGACTGTTCAGGTCTCGTAAGAGCAGACTTCTTTTTAACTGAAGATAATACAATTTATATTAATGAAACGAATGCAATGCCAGGTTTCACTCAATATAGTATGTATCCACAACTTTGGGAAAATATGAATCTAAGTTACACAGATTTAATCACTAAGTTAATTGAGCTTGCTATTGAAAGATATAATAACAAGAAAAATATTAAATATAAAATTGACTGAGGGTATTTGAGATGAATATTAAATTAAGTACGATATTAAAATGGATAGATTGTGACATTGAAGAAGAATATTTAGATTACATGGTACAAGGCACTTGTATCGATTCTAGAAAATTAGAGAAATCTAACTTATTCATTCCTTTTAAAGGGGAACATGTTGATGGCCATCGATTTGTAGAACAGACATTAGCAAATGGAGCAGGCGCGTCATTTTGGCAAAAAGATATTCCTAATCCACCAAAAGGACCACTTATTTTTGTCGAAGATACGCTGCAAGCTTTACAAAGTTTAGCAAAAGCCTATTTAAAATATGTTAATCCAAAAATTGTTGCTGTTACCGGATCAAATGGGAAAACGACTACAAAAGATATGGTCGAATGTGTGTTGCGTCAGTCTTACAAAGTAAAGAAGACGCAAGGTAATTATAATAATGAAATTGGTTGCCCGCTTACAATCCTTGATTTAGAAGACGACACTGAAGTTTCTATTTTAGAAATGGGAATGAGTGGCTTTGGTGAAATTAGAGAATTAACATTATTAGCTGAACCTGATGTAGCAATCGTTACAAACATTGGTGAATCTCATATGCAAGACCTTGGTTCAAGAGAAGGTATTGCAAAAGCCAAGTTTGAAATAACAGAAGGATTAAATTCAGACGGTTTGTTTATATATGATGGTGATGAACCACTACTTAAACCTTTAGTAGAATCTTTTGACTACGCGTCAATCTCAGTTGGTTTAAACGAAGGGAATAAAGTAGTCATCCATACGAATCAAACATCTGATAACGGCATTAATTTTCAATTAAATAACGAACAAGCTGTTTTTCATCTGAATATTTTAGGTGAACATAATGTAAAAAATGCGACATATGCGATTCAAGTTGCTAAACATTTTGGTGTAACGGATGACGTTATTCAAAATGCACTAGGTGAACTTTTAATTACGGATATGAGAATGCAACAAATTCCAACAAAGCAATATGGATTATTTATAAATGATGCTTATAATGCTAGCCCGACAAGTATGAAAGCTGCTATTGATACATTAGATAAAATGGAGCAGACAGACAAGACACTTATTTTAGCTGATGTATTAGAGTTAGGCGATATGAGTAAAGAGATGCATGAACAAGTCGGTGCATATTTAGAAGGTAAAAACATTCAAACGCTCTTAACATATGGAAATGAAGCGGCACATATTTCAAAAAATGCCAAAAGTTTCATAGACAATACGATTCATTTTGATTCAAAAGATGATATAGTATCGTATTTGAAAAATCATTTAGATTCAAATTCTGTAACACTATTTAAAGGGTCTAGAGGCATGTCATTAGAAACAATCATCGATGCTTTAACATGAAATTAGGCATATTATTTTTGCATGGTTATACAGGTGGAAGGTATGAATTGCTTCCATTAATTGAGTATTTAAGCGATCGCTATGATTTTGTTCTTGAAGCCCCTGAATATCCTGGACATGGATTAAACTTGTTGATTAAAGATACGAATGAAGATATGTGGTTTGAGAGAGCTCAGGCGTCTTATGAATTATTAAGACAAAAAGTAGATAAAGTCATTATAATTGGATTTTCAATGGGTGGCGTTATTGCTGGGTTATTATCTAAAGTGAATCAACCTGATAAGTTAGTGTTGATTGCACCGGCGTATGAAAATGTTAACCTACAACATCTAGTGAGAAATCCTTACAGATTTATTAATAATGTGCGCCATGCAGATTTTAAAATATTAGAATTTATGGCATTTAGAACATTAAGAATAAGTTATAAGTCATTTCTATCATTTAAAAAGTTGCAACAAAGTGCTTTATACGTACCAGAGCAAATCAATACTAAAACATTAATCATACATGGAACGATAGATGGACTTGTTCCAATTGAAAAATCACGAGCATTAGTTAAACGTATAAAAAATGCAAAATTAATAGAAATTGATAATGGTCCACATGAAATTTGTATCTCAAAAGTAAATAAAAACGTTTTCTTAGAAGTTGAAAAATTTATATTTAAAAATAAATAATTAATTAAAACTGTACTAAAGCCTATTTTAGTGCAGTTGTTTTGTGTTATTTTGCATGAAAGTAAAATGTAAACAACGATTTAAGTACATTGCGCTATTACTAAAAGGGTGGTAGTATATAGAAGTTGAATAAAAAAGATGAGACGTATTAACTAGATAAAAGGAGAATTATTTTGCAAAAATTTAAAGAATTAGGTATTTCTGAAGCTACCTTAAACGCTTTGGACGGAATGGGATTCACTGAACCAACACCAATACAGGTTGAAAGTATTCCACTTACATTAAAAGGTACTGACGTGCTAGGACAAGCACAAACAGGAACTGGTAAAACTGGTGCATTTGGTATTCCATTAATAGATAAAGTAGCAAATAAACAAGGTGTTCAAGCTTTAATTCTTGCACCAACTCGCGAATTAGCAAACCAAGTAGCAGAACAATTACGTAGTTTTAGTAAAGGACAAAGCGTAACTGTAGTAACTGTTTTTGGTGGTATGCCAATCGACAGACAAATTAAATCACTTAAAAAAGGACCACAAATTGTTGTAGGTACTCCTGGACGTGTGATTGATCACTTAAATAGAAAAACGTTAAAAACGGATTCTATTAGTACATTAATTTTAGATGAAGCAGACGAAATGATGAACATGGGCTTTATAGATGATATGAGATTTATAATGTCTAAACTTCCTGCAGAGAATCGTCAAACTTTACTATTCTCAGCAACTATGCCGAAAGCAATTCAAGAATTAGTTCAGAAATTTATGAAGAGTCCAAAAATCGTTAAAACGATGTCAAATGAACTATCTGATCCACAAATTGATGAATACTACACAATTGTTAAAGAACTTGAGAAATTTGAAACATTTACTAATTTATTAGATGTTCAAAATCCAGATCTTTCAATCGTATTCGGTCGTACTAAACGTCGTGTTGACGAATTAGCAAGTGCTTTAATTTCTAAAGGTTACCGTGCTGAAGGATTACACGGTGATATTACACAAGCTAAACGTTTGGAAGTATTAAAGAAATTTAAAAATGACCAAATTGATATTTTAGTTGCTACAGACGTAGCTGCTCGTGGATTAGATATTTCAGGTGTTAGTTATGTATACAACTTCGATATCCCTCAAGATACTGAAAGTTATACACACCGTATCGGTCGTACTGGTAGAGCTGGTAATAAAGGTGCAGCAGTTACTTTTGTTAACCCAGTTGAAATGGATTATATCCGTCAAATTGAAAAAGCTACTAAACGTCAAATGACGACATTACGTCCACCAACACCAGGTGAAGTAATGAAAGCTAAAGAATCAGATGTTAAAGATAAAGTTAAAGGCTGGGTAGAAAGCCCAATCGAAGGCCGTATTGAAAATATAGCTCAAGAGCTTATTAATGAATACGGAGATCAAAAATTAGTTGCTGCATTATTACAAGAGTTAATCAAATCTAGTAATGATGGAGATGTACAATTAACATTTGAAAAACCATTATCTAAAAAATCTGGTTTCAAAGGTAAACAAGGTAATCGTGGCGGTAATCGTGGCGGTGGAAACCGTGGTGGCGGTAACCGTGGCGGCGGAAATCGTGATGGTGGCAACCGTGATGGCGGTAAATCAAGAACTAGATTCGAAGGTAAAAACAAACGTCGTAATAACGATAAAAATAGTGATTTTGATCGTAATAAAGGCAATAATTCAAAACCAAATAAATCTCGTTCTAAAAAACAATTCTCAGGCAGAACATTCGCTGAGCATTCAAAATAGAATCACGAAAAACACGTGTAACCTCAAAGGTTACGCGTGTTTTTTTATGATATAATATCGGTAAATCATATTGTAAGGGAGATATTATGTACAAACAAATTCTCGATAACAAAATGCCTAAACAAGCGATTAAGTATGATTACATTCACCATTGCTTGAATATAGTCGGCATTTTGGTGTTATATGTTTTATTTGTGTATTTGTGGAATAAATTTGAATGGTGGGATTTCTTAATATATCCTATTAGTATTTTAGCTTTAGGTATTATCGTTTTTGGATTTATAACGCCAGTAATTAGAATGAAAAATACATCATTTGAAATTGGTGATCGCTTTCTTGAAATTCAAAATGGATTATATTTTCAAAAAAGAACGGTTTATCCTTTTGATAGAATACAGTCTATCAAATTAGAGCATGGACCAATTTCAAGACGGTTAGATATATATTTTATAGAGGTTATCACGGCAGGTAATAGAAGATTATTGCCAATGTTGAATAGAGAAACAGCTGAACAAACGAGAACAATGATTATGCAGAAAGTAAAAGAGGTGACAGATGATGTTTGATCCTCAAAAATTACATCCCATTTCGTATGTAAGTGGTCTATTAAGTAGTATTAAAGATAATATATTCCCTTTAATTATCGGGGGATTTCTCGTTTATTCAAGAGGTTTAGATAGTTTTTGGGATTTATTGTTTCCACTGCTTATATTAAGTTTTTCTGTCATTAGTTCGATTTTTAAAGGTGTAAAAATTTATAAAACGAGATATTGGATTGAGAATGATCAGTTGATTATGACTTGGGGTGTATTTTCTAAAAATAGAAAAGAGTTAAATATTGAACGTATTCAATCAGTAGATACAACTGAAAATATTGTCCATCAGTTGCTTGGTGGTGTTAATTTAAGTATTAAAACAGCTAGTGACGGTGTTGAATTAGATACGATAACTAAAAAACAAAGTGATTCATTATCAGAATATATTAAGAAAAGAAAAAATATCCTTAAAAATGAACTAGAAGAACATACAGAAGAAACTGAACAAACTGATTTTCAAGAAGATAATGAACAAGAAAGCAATATAAATAATCAAAATGAAGAAGTTGTATTTTATAGGCTCTCAACAAAAGAATTATTGAAAATGAGTTTTACAAGTGGCGGTATATTAATTGTTTTTGCAGCAATAGGGTCTTTATTTGGATTTATAAGCCAAATTATAGATATAGAAGACTATGTTAGCCCGTTGATGAAGACAGTTACCAACCTAACTATTGCGATTATAATGATTGTTATAATCTTTATACTTATAAGTTATATAATCGGATCTTTCAT encodes the following:
- the thiE gene encoding thiamine phosphate synthase produces the protein MFDINTLKVYFIAGSQDVPNKDLYDVVEQALEAGITMFQFREKGPQSKSGIEKEQLAQSLLELCRRYEVPFIVNDDVDLAVKINADGIHVGQDDRRVSTFKDKFENKIIGLSVANMEEYSKSEISNVDYIGTGPIHSTTSKDDAGEEGGYNLISTLRRYDHHIPIVAIGGITEQDVVPLINAGANGVSVISAIARSANIEQTVKGFHNQYKKV
- the yidC gene encoding membrane protein insertase YidC; protein product: MKKKALWPLLFSVMVVLAGCDYSKPENRDGFFYNTFVKPMDSLIHWLGANINHDYGLAIIIITLVVRLALFPFMMKTYKNQKLMREKMKLAKPEMEKIQEKVKRARTQEEKMAANQEMMTLYKKHGINPMNMGCLPIVIQMPIVMGLFYVLKYPTPGGITEYPHFLWFNLTQPDIFITIIAGIIYALQAFVSMKYANVPDEQKNMMRMMMFVSPIMIIWMSYISASALGLYWAVGGAFLIVQTWLGNVFYNKKVDEEMKPLIEAHERNQQEENKEKKPAKLVSNKKKK
- a CDS encoding HD domain-containing protein; amino-acid sequence: MDKEQIIKEAEQYVKSLHEQDTTGHDYEHILRVRHNALLIAQEENVNNFIVELASLLHDSVDKKLFKDSKSAWQQLHNWMENVQLSKDIQDELVHILKFISYNGGQNKGKLTSLAGKIVQDADRIDALGAIGIARTFQYAGHFKEPMHLTKAQPRNLETLTPDQYHDEPNTAINHFYEKLLLLKDQMNTARGKQIAEERHAFILIFLDQFYKEWDITN
- the cls gene encoding cardiolipin synthase — protein: MNYIPDLPFDFSLIISVLLIAAFLLNLVFGFVIIFLEDREAGAIWAWLLVLLFIPILGFILYLLFGRQIQSKSIFNLDEHDKIGLEHIVNEQIKAIDDNNFEVAKPEISNYKHLIHMLLYNNSAFLTTDNQVKMFTDGHDKFDALIEDIKNAEKYIHIQYYIFKKDNLGKKILAELEKKLEEGLEVKMLYDDMGSRKLNLSSFKRFKEKGGEVASFFPSKLPLINFRMNNRNHRKIVVIDGKIGYVGGFNVGDEYLGLDKKFGYWRDTHLRLEGDSVNALQLRFMMDWNSQSTRDKMRYDAKYFPDVESGGKVGIQIASSGPDEEWEQIKYGYLKMISEAKKHIYIQTPYFIPDLSFLDAIKIAALSGVDVNVMIPNKPDHPFVYWATYANVGELIKAGVNVHIYENGFIHTKMVVIDDEVVSIGTANMDNRSFVLNFEVNAFIYDEEIARNSRLAYENDKKHSTLLTIEKYESRSAWIKLKEGIARLLSPIL
- a CDS encoding copper ion binding protein — encoded protein: MKEKIINVEGMSCDHCKKAVEESVGQLIGVSEVVASPEENQVRVVFEDPASIDNIENAIFDAGYEVV
- a CDS encoding Lmo0850 family protein — its product is MNQPKSKVKNVVKLLSSLGVNITETKSRIEIMRSLPNVATNKLK
- a CDS encoding FtsW/RodA/SpoVE family cell cycle protein, with protein sequence METSTRTLNKSFLERIDWRLITIVLILFGTSCLIINSAMSGGQYETNFLLKQVLYYVLGFILAIFLMFVSPKTLRKYVWIIYILGNLSLIGLLILPESSFTPIINGAKSWYRLGPISIQPSEFMKVILILALSNVVYQHNRFTYNKSLSRDFNLLFKIGLTSLVPILLILLQNDLGTTLVLIAIILGVIIVSGVTWRILAPVFITLFAIGSSIILLIIFKPSVIESVFGIKTYQLGRINSWLDPYAYSSGDGYHLTESLKAIGSGQIFGKGLNNGEVYIPENHTDFIFSIIGEEFGFLGTMVVLIIFLVLFIHLAKLATTTTHPFNVVFIVGYLSFVLFHVFQNIGMTIQLLPITGIPLPFISYGGSALWSLMAGIGILLSIYYHEKDKFTITKEDKQEEE
- a CDS encoding D-alanine--D-alanine ligase, yielding MSKENICIIYGGKSAEHDVSILTAQNVINAVDLSKFRIDIIYITNDGDWIKGDQVIDYKINDIEQLRLKSDELTPISKLLEASIDGNAYSAVFPLLHGPNGEDGTIQGLFEVLDIPYVGNGVLAASSSMDKLVMKHLFAHRGLPQLPYVSFLKSEYEKYEHNIVELIQNKLEYPVFVKPANLGSSVGISKCNNKEELISGIEEAFQFDRKLVIEQGVDAREIEVAVLGNDYPETTLPGEVIKDVQFYDYKSKYKDGKVQLQIPADVDEDTANTLRNMAIEAFKATDCSGLVRADFFLTEDNTIYINETNAMPGFTQYSMYPQLWENMNLSYTDLITKLIELAIERYNNKKNIKYKID
- the murF gene encoding UDP-N-acetylmuramoyl-tripeptide--D-alanyl-D-alanine ligase; translated protein: MNIKLSTILKWIDCDIEEEYLDYMVQGTCIDSRKLEKSNLFIPFKGEHVDGHRFVEQTLANGAGASFWQKDIPNPPKGPLIFVEDTLQALQSLAKAYLKYVNPKIVAVTGSNGKTTTKDMVECVLRQSYKVKKTQGNYNNEIGCPLTILDLEDDTEVSILEMGMSGFGEIRELTLLAEPDVAIVTNIGESHMQDLGSREGIAKAKFEITEGLNSDGLFIYDGDEPLLKPLVESFDYASISVGLNEGNKVVIHTNQTSDNGINFQLNNEQAVFHLNILGEHNVKNATYAIQVAKHFGVTDDVIQNALGELLITDMRMQQIPTKQYGLFINDAYNASPTSMKAAIDTLDKMEQTDKTLILADVLELGDMSKEMHEQVGAYLEGKNIQTLLTYGNEAAHISKNAKSFIDNTIHFDSKDDIVSYLKNHLDSNSVTLFKGSRGMSLETIIDALT
- a CDS encoding alpha/beta fold hydrolase, whose amino-acid sequence is MKLGILFLHGYTGGRYELLPLIEYLSDRYDFVLEAPEYPGHGLNLLIKDTNEDMWFERAQASYELLRQKVDKVIIIGFSMGGVIAGLLSKVNQPDKLVLIAPAYENVNLQHLVRNPYRFINNVRHADFKILEFMAFRTLRISYKSFLSFKKLQQSALYVPEQINTKTLIIHGTIDGLVPIEKSRALVKRIKNAKLIEIDNGPHEICISKVNKNVFLEVEKFIFKNK